A genomic segment from Desulfurobacterium pacificum encodes:
- a CDS encoding CinA family protein translates to MKPEFELKELLTKAGLKLSTAESCTGGLVAARIVNVPGSSEYFMGGVVAYDNHIKMKVLNVKAETLLKYGAVSEETAREMVLGVKELMNTDCAISTTGIAGPSGGTEEKPVGLTYIGVAVKDRVEVFKFIFKDDDPDEVKRRNHRRRKAAKKALKLLIEILKEEVK, encoded by the coding sequence ATGAAACCGGAATTTGAACTTAAAGAGCTTTTAACAAAGGCTGGATTGAAACTTTCTACGGCTGAAAGTTGCACCGGTGGTTTAGTGGCAGCCAGAATCGTTAACGTTCCTGGAAGTTCAGAATACTTTATGGGTGGTGTAGTTGCATACGATAACCACATAAAGATGAAGGTTTTAAACGTTAAGGCAGAAACGTTACTCAAATACGGTGCAGTTAGTGAAGAAACAGCGAGAGAAATGGTTTTAGGCGTTAAGGAACTTATGAATACCGATTGTGCTATTTCCACTACCGGAATAGCAGGACCTTCCGGTGGAACGGAAGAAAAGCCTGTCGGTTTAACCTACATTGGTGTAGCAGTAAAGGATAGAGTAGAAGTGTTTAAGTTTATCTTTAAAGATGATGACCCGGATGAAGTTAAGCGCCGTAACCACAGAAGGAGGAAAGCTGCCAAAAAAGCGTTAAAGCTGTTGATAGAAATTCTTAAAGAAGAGGTTAAATAG
- a CDS encoding nucleotidyltransferase family protein gives MKKEEVIKILQKHRKDIEKFGVKRIGLFGSVARDKANEKSDIDFVVEFGKGKATFKNFGGLIEFLENLFHREMDILTPEGIKSIRIKSVRERIKKEVEYV, from the coding sequence ATGAAAAAGGAAGAGGTAATAAAAATCCTGCAAAAACACAGGAAAGATATAGAGAAGTTCGGCGTAAAAAGAATCGGCTTGTTCGGCTCTGTGGCAAGAGATAAAGCTAACGAGAAGAGCGATATTGATTTTGTTGTTGAGTTTGGAAAAGGGAAAGCCACATTCAAAAATTTCGGGGGATTGATTGAGTTTTTGGAAAACCTTTTCCACAGAGAAATGGATATTTTAACACCAGAAGGAATCAAAAGCATAAGAATTAAATCCGTAAGGGAAAGAATAAAAAAAGAGGTAGAGTATGTTTGA
- the hisC gene encoding histidinol-phosphate transaminase, which yields MFSLPEHIKKVHVYEPGKPEDELKRELELKEIVKLASNENPLGPSPAAVRAIIEDLKNLNRYPDGNSYYLKKALAEHLNVEIENIFVGLGSNEALDIISRAYLRPGKNAVYSEKSFAVYPIVVQLAGAEHKVVKAKDNYYMDLKAHLDAIDENTAVVFLANPNNPTGTAFTRKEFEEFLKEFPNDVLLVLDEAYYEYAVGAGFDIENGVEYIHEKNIVVTRTFSKIYGLAGLRLGYAVAKKEIIEDMNRIRQPFNVTRPAQVGGVAALEDKMFIKHSQVVNEEGKKYLYEQFEKLGLEYVPTYANFILVKVGFPSREVFNRLLKKGVIVRAMDGYGFPDHIRVTIGTMKENIFFINKLKEVLEELRG from the coding sequence ATGTTTTCTCTACCAGAACACATAAAAAAAGTTCACGTTTACGAACCTGGAAAACCGGAAGATGAACTGAAAAGAGAGTTAGAACTAAAAGAAATAGTCAAGTTGGCTTCAAACGAAAATCCCCTCGGCCCCTCCCCCGCAGCCGTCAGAGCAATCATTGAAGACCTGAAAAACCTCAATCGCTATCCAGACGGAAATTCCTACTACCTCAAAAAAGCCCTCGCAGAACATTTAAACGTTGAAATTGAAAATATCTTTGTAGGTTTGGGTTCTAACGAAGCGCTGGATATCATCTCAAGAGCATACTTAAGACCTGGCAAAAACGCCGTTTACAGCGAAAAATCCTTCGCCGTTTACCCCATAGTCGTTCAGCTTGCAGGCGCAGAGCATAAAGTTGTAAAAGCTAAAGATAACTACTATATGGACCTGAAAGCGCACCTTGATGCAATAGACGAAAACACAGCAGTGGTGTTTTTAGCAAACCCAAACAACCCGACAGGAACGGCATTTACAAGAAAAGAGTTTGAAGAGTTTTTAAAAGAGTTCCCCAACGACGTTCTGCTCGTTTTAGATGAAGCTTATTACGAATACGCCGTAGGAGCAGGTTTTGATATAGAAAACGGCGTTGAATACATTCACGAAAAGAACATAGTGGTAACGAGAACGTTTTCAAAAATTTACGGACTTGCAGGTTTAAGGTTAGGATACGCCGTTGCTAAAAAGGAAATAATAGAAGACATGAACAGAATCAGACAGCCCTTTAACGTAACAAGACCTGCACAGGTAGGCGGCGTTGCAGCGTTAGAAGATAAGATGTTTATCAAACATTCTCAGGTGGTAAACGAAGAAGGCAAGAAGTATCTATACGAGCAGTTTGAAAAGTTAGGGCTTGAATACGTTCCAACCTACGCAAACTTCATACTGGTAAAGGTAGGATTTCCCAGCAGAGAAGTATTCAACCGCCTGCTTAAAAAAGGCGTTATAGTCAGAGCTATGGACGGATACGGCTTCCCAGACCACATAAGAGTTACAATCGGAACGATGAAGGAAAACATCTTCTTCATCAACAAGCTTAAAGAGGTTTTAGAGGAGTTAAGAGGTTGA
- a CDS encoding metallophosphoesterase family protein, producing the protein MKIAHISDSHTGYAQYRLIERKRDFLLAFERAIDESLNRKVDLIIHTGDLFESYQPDMATFSAVIKILQKVKSAGVEFLAITGNHDRALRGGVVPPHRVLEELGLLKFLNIKPGIPVKEQVFSDGDFVIAGFQYLPKRLLDAFKEDIFPSLSELAAKSKTSILMFHQGIKQYLPYEESYEMDFVDLPEGFDYYAGGHVHAFLKENVKGGILSYAGATEFRSRREAERNFRGFNVFDTKEKKLERIELEGLRPFIVVNCNEENVKEELEKALSRAEESEIPPIVVVDYKFRGLEIETFSETLKSLEKVSLTLRILKKRLEGEEKELTGGKGKSYATFLEEFMKEKGAGSSAIKVAKELLDASPEHVEEILKAFSFEMTGSERLKEFLDGVGDF; encoded by the coding sequence TTGAAGATAGCCCACATCTCAGACAGCCACACAGGATACGCCCAGTATAGACTTATAGAGAGAAAGAGAGACTTTTTACTGGCGTTTGAAAGGGCAATAGATGAAAGCCTCAATAGAAAGGTTGACCTGATTATCCATACCGGAGACCTTTTTGAAAGTTACCAGCCGGACATGGCAACATTTTCCGCCGTTATAAAGATTCTTCAAAAAGTTAAAAGTGCAGGTGTGGAATTTTTAGCCATAACGGGAAATCACGACAGGGCTTTAAGGGGTGGCGTCGTTCCGCCTCACAGAGTTTTAGAAGAGTTAGGACTGCTGAAGTTTCTCAATATTAAACCGGGAATTCCTGTAAAAGAACAGGTTTTTTCGGACGGCGATTTTGTAATCGCTGGATTTCAATACCTTCCTAAAAGGCTGTTAGACGCTTTTAAAGAGGATATCTTCCCCTCACTTTCCGAATTAGCAGCAAAGAGCAAAACGTCAATTCTGATGTTCCATCAGGGAATAAAGCAGTATCTACCTTACGAAGAAAGCTACGAGATGGACTTTGTTGACCTGCCGGAAGGGTTTGATTACTACGCAGGCGGGCACGTTCACGCCTTCTTAAAGGAAAACGTCAAAGGGGGAATACTATCCTACGCAGGCGCTACGGAGTTCAGAAGCAGGAGAGAAGCTGAGAGGAATTTCAGGGGTTTCAACGTCTTTGATACAAAAGAGAAAAAGCTTGAGAGAATTGAATTGGAAGGTTTAAGACCTTTCATAGTTGTTAACTGTAACGAGGAAAACGTCAAAGAAGAGTTAGAAAAAGCTTTAAGCAGAGCCGAAGAAAGCGAGATTCCACCGATTGTTGTAGTTGATTACAAATTCAGAGGACTTGAAATTGAAACTTTCTCGGAAACTCTTAAATCTCTGGAAAAGGTTTCATTAACTTTGAGGATACTGAAAAAACGGCTGGAAGGAGAAGAAAAAGAGCTAACGGGCGGGAAAGGAAAAAGCTACGCCACGTTCTTGGAAGAGTTTATGAAAGAAAAAGGCGCTGGAAGCAGCGCCATAAAGGTTGCAAAAGAGCTTTTAGACGCATCGCCGGAACACGTAGAAGAGATTTTAAAGGCTTTCTCGTTTGAGATGACGGGAAGCGAGAGGCTAAAGGAATTTTTGGATGGGGTGGGGGATTTTTAA
- a CDS encoding ComF family protein yields the protein MGWGIFNLLADVLFPSYCAVCGKVLIGKDNYAVACRDCWNEHFKAYKGVKCLICGHPVEKLPGSGNLCKRCLESGRRFYFEGVDFFGIYEGLIEYAIYELKFEKNLPVAGFIGKEISRQLNSFALKNRVDVITFVPVSEERKRERGYDQCEEILKATGIKFESLLEKTFETERQATLEFSKRRENVKGCFRVNRNVKGKRVLLFDDVFTTGATANEAAKTLKEAGAERVFVFTVAYTVLGK from the coding sequence ATGGGGTGGGGGATTTTTAACCTTTTAGCCGACGTTCTATTCCCTTCCTACTGCGCCGTTTGCGGAAAAGTTTTAATCGGAAAGGATAACTACGCCGTTGCCTGCAGAGATTGCTGGAACGAACACTTTAAAGCCTACAAAGGCGTAAAGTGCCTGATTTGCGGACATCCGGTTGAAAAGCTGCCGGGGAGCGGAAACCTGTGCAAAAGGTGTCTTGAAAGCGGCAGGAGGTTTTACTTTGAGGGGGTGGATTTTTTCGGCATCTACGAAGGGCTTATAGAATACGCCATTTATGAGCTGAAGTTTGAAAAAAACCTGCCGGTTGCAGGGTTCATAGGAAAGGAAATCAGCAGGCAGCTGAACAGTTTTGCCCTGAAAAATCGGGTTGATGTAATCACGTTCGTGCCCGTATCTGAAGAAAGGAAAAGAGAAAGAGGCTACGACCAGTGCGAAGAAATTTTGAAAGCAACCGGTATTAAATTTGAAAGCTTATTAGAAAAAACGTTTGAAACTGAAAGACAGGCTACTCTTGAATTCTCTAAAAGGCGGGAAAACGTAAAAGGATGCTTCAGGGTTAACAGAAACGTAAAAGGAAAGAGAGTTCTACTCTTTGACGATGTCTTCACAACCGGCGCAACGGCAAACGAAGCGGCAAAAACTCTGAAAGAAGCAGGAGCAGAAAGGGTTTTTGTATTTACAGTAGCCTACACCGTTTTAGGAAAATAG
- a CDS encoding oligopeptide/dipeptide ABC transporter ATP-binding protein, translating into MEKLIETINVTKEFPVKKDWFGRTIEKLVALRDVSVYVKEGETLGVIGESGCGKSTLAKTILDLEKPTKGEIRYLGKNIRFLKGKEYRNYRLNVQAVFQNPQGSLNPRMKGWEIVTEGLKINYAYIKKELKEKARELIELVNLPLNALESYPHQLSGGQKQRLAIARAVALKPKLIVADEPTSALDVSVQAQIVNLFLDLQEKFGMSYFFISHSLPTVEAVSDRVIVMYKGYVVEEGRTEDVISSPLHPYTKLLVESTPVPQIGLKKKRVISTDDEKVPESGCPFYFRCSYRKKECLSFDMKPIVVENGRKVACLLFS; encoded by the coding sequence TTGGAAAAGTTAATAGAAACGATTAATGTAACTAAAGAATTTCCGGTTAAAAAAGACTGGTTTGGCAGAACGATAGAAAAGTTGGTGGCTTTAAGGGACGTTAGCGTTTACGTGAAGGAAGGGGAAACGCTTGGCGTTATAGGTGAAAGCGGTTGCGGAAAATCCACCCTCGCCAAAACCATCCTTGACCTTGAAAAACCCACAAAGGGCGAAATCAGGTATCTGGGTAAAAACATTCGTTTTCTGAAAGGCAAAGAGTATAGAAACTACAGGCTTAACGTTCAGGCAGTCTTCCAGAACCCTCAGGGTTCTTTAAACCCAAGAATGAAAGGCTGGGAAATCGTTACGGAAGGTTTAAAGATAAACTACGCTTATATAAAGAAGGAATTGAAGGAAAAAGCCAGAGAACTTATAGAATTAGTTAACCTTCCTTTAAACGCTCTTGAGAGTTACCCTCACCAGCTTTCCGGCGGTCAAAAGCAGCGCCTTGCCATCGCCCGGGCAGTTGCTTTAAAGCCAAAACTCATAGTTGCAGATGAACCCACTTCAGCACTTGACGTTTCCGTTCAGGCGCAGATTGTCAACCTTTTTCTTGACCTTCAGGAAAAGTTTGGAATGAGCTATTTCTTTATCTCTCACTCTCTGCCTACCGTGGAAGCCGTAAGCGACAGAGTTATCGTGATGTATAAAGGTTATGTCGTTGAAGAGGGTAGAACCGAAGACGTTATCTCATCTCCCCTGCATCCGTATACCAAGCTTTTAGTTGAATCCACCCCTGTTCCGCAAATAGGTTTGAAGAAAAAGAGGGTAATATCTACTGACGATGAAAAAGTTCCAGAAAGTGGATGTCCTTTCTACTTTAGATGCTCTTACCGAAAGAAAGAGTGCCTTTCATTTGACATGAAACCGATAGTGGTGGAAAACGGCAGGAAAGTTGCGTGTCTTCTATTTTCCTAA
- a CDS encoding DNA gyrase inhibitor YacG codes for MKEKKIKCPNCGRETEWKGNPFRPFCSEKCKLADLNKWFNEEYAIEGAVGNEESEEVDTGS; via the coding sequence TTGAAAGAGAAGAAAATAAAATGCCCCAACTGCGGTAGAGAAACGGAATGGAAAGGTAATCCGTTTCGCCCTTTCTGTTCTGAAAAGTGTAAGTTAGCAGACTTGAACAAATGGTTTAACGAAGAATACGCCATAGAAGGTGCTGTAGGAAATGAAGAATCAGAAGAAGTTGACACCGGCTCTTAA
- the mutS gene encoding DNA mismatch repair protein MutS → MKNQKKLTPALKQYLDLKEKFKDAILMFRMGDFYEMFFEDAKVAAKELEIALTSRPFGKNSAKVPMCGVPYHAVENYITKLVKKGYKVAICEQLEEPKPGKKVVDRDVVRVITPGTYFEDETEDRFLMAIYPFKGNYCVAWCELGTGDYLFTTVNKKELLSILSKFKPREIIIPNTSSIHSLIKEALPHASIVEREPCLFSEKETVIDAENKGEVKAISALSEFVKETQKEFIPKLKTPRKYTGNRYVYIDPQTQKNLELIEPAFGDNDKASLFGVLNRTKTGMGRRLLKFWILHPLRDIKEIQKRLNAVEELTKNYETLEKLSSTLSRIYDLERLLSKITSGIANPREIAALRNSLSILPQLFQEMSQLSSTLFSEIKNDFDDLYDIYCEIERVLVENPPTSPKEGGLIKEGVNEELDELRKLKSQAESIIREIEERERQRTGISSLKVGYNNVFGYYIEVSRPNLHLIPEDYIRKQTLVNAERFITPELKEFEEKILSAQERIEKIEYELFSNLRQFITDNAHRIMKTAEKVALIDVLQSLAAVAVERDYTKPEVKESFSIYIEEGKHPVLEKFLEEDFIPNTTALTPESYILIVTGPNMGGKSVFLRQTALITLMAQIGSFVPAQKAKIGIVDRIFSRIGAADNLSKGLSTFMMEMVETANILKNATENSLIILDEIGRGTSTYDGMSIARAVVEYISEKLSAKTLFATHYHELTELEGTVKGIKNFHVSVEEINGRIVFTHKVLPGASEKSYGVHVAELAGLPKEVIKRAKEILSSLEEKTDYLPLFQNIPTYSETTEFENEMVERLLEELESIEISTTTPLEALMILSKLKEIAKTVKRGGR, encoded by the coding sequence ATGAAGAATCAGAAGAAGTTGACACCGGCTCTTAAACAGTATCTTGACCTGAAAGAGAAGTTCAAAGATGCAATCTTAATGTTCAGAATGGGTGACTTCTACGAAATGTTCTTTGAAGACGCAAAAGTAGCAGCAAAGGAACTGGAAATTGCCCTGACTTCAAGACCTTTTGGAAAGAATAGTGCCAAAGTCCCCATGTGCGGCGTTCCCTATCACGCTGTGGAAAACTACATAACCAAACTGGTGAAAAAGGGCTACAAAGTTGCCATATGCGAGCAGTTAGAAGAACCAAAGCCTGGTAAAAAGGTCGTTGACAGAGACGTAGTCAGAGTTATCACGCCCGGCACTTACTTTGAAGATGAAACGGAAGACAGATTCTTAATGGCAATATATCCGTTCAAAGGCAACTACTGCGTGGCGTGGTGCGAATTGGGAACAGGTGATTACCTTTTTACAACAGTTAATAAAAAGGAACTTCTGTCAATACTATCAAAGTTTAAGCCACGAGAAATCATCATTCCCAACACTTCTTCAATTCATTCGCTAATAAAAGAAGCTCTTCCTCATGCCTCTATCGTTGAAAGAGAACCTTGCCTTTTTTCAGAAAAGGAAACAGTAATAGATGCAGAAAACAAAGGTGAAGTAAAAGCTATTTCTGCTCTCTCAGAGTTCGTTAAAGAAACCCAGAAAGAGTTTATACCCAAACTTAAAACTCCCCGTAAATACACAGGCAACAGATACGTTTATATTGACCCTCAAACGCAGAAAAACCTTGAGCTTATAGAACCTGCTTTCGGCGACAACGACAAAGCATCTCTATTCGGCGTTTTAAACAGAACAAAAACAGGAATGGGCAGAAGACTCTTAAAGTTCTGGATATTACATCCTTTAAGGGACATAAAAGAAATACAAAAACGCCTGAATGCTGTAGAGGAATTAACTAAAAACTACGAAACTTTAGAAAAACTTTCTTCAACGCTATCCCGAATATACGACCTGGAAAGATTACTATCCAAGATTACGTCTGGCATAGCCAACCCAAGAGAAATTGCCGCCTTAAGAAACTCTTTAAGTATACTTCCACAGCTCTTTCAGGAAATGTCCCAACTATCATCAACGCTATTTTCAGAAATAAAGAACGACTTTGACGACCTCTACGATATCTACTGCGAAATAGAAAGGGTTTTAGTAGAAAATCCCCCCACCTCTCCCAAAGAAGGCGGACTGATTAAAGAAGGCGTCAACGAAGAGTTAGATGAATTGAGAAAACTGAAAAGTCAGGCAGAATCAATCATAAGAGAGATAGAAGAAAGAGAAAGACAGAGAACAGGCATATCAAGCCTAAAAGTAGGCTACAACAACGTTTTCGGATACTACATAGAAGTTTCCAGACCAAACCTTCACCTGATTCCTGAAGATTACATAAGAAAACAAACACTGGTCAATGCAGAAAGGTTTATAACGCCAGAACTAAAAGAGTTTGAAGAGAAAATCCTCTCCGCCCAGGAAAGAATAGAAAAGATAGAGTATGAACTCTTCTCCAACCTACGCCAATTCATAACAGACAACGCCCACAGAATAATGAAAACGGCAGAGAAAGTCGCCCTCATAGATGTCCTTCAATCCTTAGCCGCCGTTGCAGTTGAAAGAGACTACACAAAACCTGAAGTAAAAGAAAGCTTCTCAATCTACATAGAAGAAGGTAAACACCCGGTTCTTGAAAAGTTCTTGGAAGAAGATTTCATTCCAAATACCACCGCCCTCACCCCCGAAAGTTACATCCTCATCGTTACAGGACCGAACATGGGCGGAAAATCGGTATTCCTGCGTCAGACAGCCCTCATAACACTAATGGCACAAATAGGCTCTTTTGTGCCAGCCCAAAAGGCAAAAATAGGCATCGTTGACAGGATATTTTCCCGTATTGGCGCTGCAGACAACCTAAGCAAGGGGCTTTCAACCTTTATGATGGAAATGGTAGAAACTGCCAACATCCTGAAAAACGCCACAGAAAACAGCCTCATAATACTTGATGAAATCGGAAGGGGAACGAGCACCTACGACGGCATGAGCATCGCAAGAGCTGTGGTGGAATACATCTCAGAAAAACTTTCTGCAAAAACTCTCTTTGCAACCCACTACCATGAACTTACAGAACTTGAAGGAACGGTGAAAGGCATCAAAAACTTTCACGTTTCCGTAGAAGAAATAAACGGCAGAATAGTATTCACCCATAAAGTTTTGCCCGGAGCGTCGGAAAAGTCCTACGGCGTCCACGTTGCAGAGTTAGCAGGACTTCCAAAGGAAGTAATAAAGAGAGCCAAAGAAATCCTCAGCAGCCTTGAAGAGAAAACCGACTACCTCCCCCTGTTTCAAAATATCCCCACCTACAGCGAAACTACAGAGTTTGAAAACGAAATGGTAGAAAGGCTTTTAGAAGAGTTAGAATCCATTGAAATTTCCACCACAACACCCCTTGAAGCGCTCATGATACTGTCAAAGTTGAAAGAAATCGCTAAAACGGTGAAAAGAGGTGGACGTTGA
- a CDS encoding NAD-dependent epimerase/dehydratase family protein — MILVTGGAGFIGSHLVEEIVKKEKVVVVDNLSSGKLENLPEHENLIFLKEDISDKSTVKNIFDSYPVKTVYHLAAVASVQRSVEEPEETHRTNFDSTLFLLEESRKNKVSKFIFASSAAVYGDLPELPKREDMPVKPLTPYGVDKYASERYVVNSFHLYNLNGTALRFFNVYGERQDPSSPYSGVISIFIDRTIKHLSGEETKIVIYGDGKQTRDFIYVKDVVKALILVGKSPESNGKVFNVGTGRETSLLQLLKVIEEIAGDVPPVKFAPPRRGDVKRSCADIRRIKELGFQPSYSLKEGLRKLFQYELQNHKR, encoded by the coding sequence TTGATTTTGGTAACGGGCGGAGCAGGCTTCATAGGTTCACACCTCGTTGAAGAGATAGTAAAAAAGGAAAAAGTCGTTGTAGTGGATAACCTTTCAAGCGGAAAATTAGAGAACCTGCCAGAACACGAAAACCTTATTTTCCTGAAAGAAGACATATCGGATAAAAGCACAGTCAAGAATATCTTTGATAGCTACCCTGTAAAAACCGTATATCATCTGGCAGCTGTTGCTTCCGTTCAAAGGTCGGTAGAGGAACCGGAAGAAACCCACAGAACAAACTTTGATTCAACTCTGTTCCTTTTAGAAGAGAGCAGAAAAAACAAAGTAAGCAAGTTTATATTTGCCTCCTCTGCAGCCGTTTACGGCGACCTTCCAGAACTGCCCAAAAGAGAGGATATGCCCGTCAAACCGCTAACCCCTTACGGCGTTGACAAATACGCTTCCGAAAGATACGTGGTTAACAGCTTCCACCTTTACAACTTAAACGGCACAGCTCTGCGTTTTTTCAACGTTTACGGCGAAAGGCAGGACCCTTCATCCCCCTATTCCGGTGTTATTTCAATATTCATAGATAGAACTATAAAGCACCTTTCAGGTGAAGAAACGAAAATAGTCATATACGGCGATGGCAAACAAACGAGGGACTTTATCTACGTAAAAGACGTTGTTAAAGCTCTTATCCTTGTTGGCAAATCACCTGAATCTAACGGAAAGGTTTTCAACGTGGGAACGGGCAGAGAAACCTCTCTCCTGCAGCTACTCAAAGTGATAGAAGAAATTGCCGGTGACGTTCCACCGGTAAAGTTTGCCCCTCCCCGCAGAGGTGATGTAAAACGTTCCTGCGCAGATATAAGAAGAATTAAAGAGTTGGGGTTCCAGCCTTCCTATTCTTTGAAAGAAGGATTAAGAAAACTGTTCCAATACGAGCTTCAGAACCACAAACGATAA